A single region of the Lonchura striata isolate bLonStr1 chromosome 19, bLonStr1.mat, whole genome shotgun sequence genome encodes:
- the LOC116184280 gene encoding uncharacterized protein LOC116184280 → MATLTLGQMLDAALGSLRDGLVDFEQLHNLLNAMLLHLGLRDLLVQKNGEPLEGAEESPFSFLKELKQKVEANEKEIAEVRALCQELREEVNVVKEEQSQMAEDMQYMLQNFDMEGFQNMMDEFRNQLMESLMLPSWKSPGHQGMGMAGLPALCPPMPGQRAEGRRRVPAVTWSLLGKMTRDRTWNRVTGDGVARHGGAWDGVWDRITWDGAWDRGT, encoded by the exons ATGGCAACGCTCACTCTGGGCCAGATGCTGGATGCTGCCCTCGGGTCATTGAGAGATGGACTCGTTGACTTTGAGCAGCTGCACAACCTCCTGAACGCCATGCTTTTGCACCTGGGCCTGAGGGATCTGCTTGTCCAGAAGAACGGGGAACCACTGGAGGGGGCCGAGGAAAgccctttctctttccttaaGGAGTTAAAGCAGAAAGTGGAAGCCAATGAAAAAGAAATCGCCGAG GTGCGGGCTCTTTGCCAGGAGCTGCGTGAAGAGGTCAATGTGGTCAAGGAGGAGCAGTCCCAGATGGCAGAGGACATGCAGTATATGCTACAGAATTTTGACAtg GAAGGATTCCAGAACATGATGGATGAGTTCCGTAACCAGCTGATGGAGTCTCTCATG TTACCCTCGTGGAAAAGCCCAGGACACCAAGGCATGGGGATGGCCGGTCTGCCAGCCCTCTGCCCCCCGATGCCAGGACagcgggcagagggaaggaggcGAGTGCCAGCGGTGACCTGGTCTCTGCTGGGGAAGATGACACGGGACAGGACGTGGAACAGAGTGACAGGGGACGGAGTGGCACGGCACGGAGGGGCATGGGATGGAGTATGGGACAGAATTACATGGGACGGAGCGTGGGACAGAGGGACATGA